One genomic segment of Heterodontus francisci isolate sHetFra1 chromosome 25, sHetFra1.hap1, whole genome shotgun sequence includes these proteins:
- the LOC137383938 gene encoding ras-related protein Rab-7b-like isoform X2, translating to MNTNKTVDFKIIILGSLGVGKTSLLNRYINNRFIQEYRTTLGASILTKEIEVDNMLVKLQIWDTGGQERFKSLVPFFSKGADGCVLAFDVTDKDSFYALEGWREEILEKIPLEYENYPFVVLGNKIDLTDRQVTSDEAEAWCTARNIPYFEVSAKQGINVDHAFENITRNALSQDSEWKHCYLTNSISLGDNRTSVRQNCC from the exons ATGAACACCAACAAGACAGTGGACTTCAAAATAATTATCCTTGGTTCTCTTGG GGTTGGTAAAACCTCCCTTCTGAACCGTTACATCAACAACAGATTCATCCAGGAGTATCGCACCACACTGGGAGCAAGCATCCTTACAAAAGAGATTGAAGTGGACAATATGTTAGTGAAGCTGCAG ATCTGGGACACTGGAGGGCAGGAGCGCTTCAAGTCTTTGGTGCCCTTCTTCTCCAAAGGGGCAGATGGTTGCGTGCTCGCCTTTGATGTGACTGATAAAGATTCTTTCTATGCCCTGGAAGGGTGGAGGGAGGAGATCCTGGAGAAAATACCTTTGGAATATGAGAATTACCCTTTCGTAGTTTTAGGCAACAAAATTGATTTAACTGATAGACAG GTTACAAGCGATGAGGCAGAAGCTTGGTGCACAGCTCGCAATATTCCTTACTTTGAAGTGAGTGCAAAACagggtatcaatgtggaccatgcCTTCGAAAACATCACCAGgaatgctctatcacag GATTCAGAATGGAAACATTGTTACTTGACAAACTCCATCTCCTTGGGAGACAACAGAACGTCAGTGAGACAAAATTGCTGCTGA
- the LOC137383938 gene encoding ras-related protein Rab-7b-like isoform X1, which translates to MNTNKTVDFKIIILGSLGVGKTSLLNRYINNRFIQEYRTTLGASILTKEIEVDNMLVKLQIWDTGGQERFKSLVPFFSKGADGCVLAFDVTDKDSFYALEGWREEILEKIPLEYENYPFVVLGNKIDLTDRQVTSDEAEAWCTARNIPYFEVSAKQGINVDHAFENITRNALSQSYSLRVGLYLVKLPPWSIRAQAGEQHFL; encoded by the exons ATGAACACCAACAAGACAGTGGACTTCAAAATAATTATCCTTGGTTCTCTTGG GGTTGGTAAAACCTCCCTTCTGAACCGTTACATCAACAACAGATTCATCCAGGAGTATCGCACCACACTGGGAGCAAGCATCCTTACAAAAGAGATTGAAGTGGACAATATGTTAGTGAAGCTGCAG ATCTGGGACACTGGAGGGCAGGAGCGCTTCAAGTCTTTGGTGCCCTTCTTCTCCAAAGGGGCAGATGGTTGCGTGCTCGCCTTTGATGTGACTGATAAAGATTCTTTCTATGCCCTGGAAGGGTGGAGGGAGGAGATCCTGGAGAAAATACCTTTGGAATATGAGAATTACCCTTTCGTAGTTTTAGGCAACAAAATTGATTTAACTGATAGACAG GTTACAAGCGATGAGGCAGAAGCTTGGTGCACAGCTCGCAATATTCCTTACTTTGAAGTGAGTGCAAAACagggtatcaatgtggaccatgcCTTCGAAAACATCACCAGgaatgctctatcacag TCTTACAGTCTGCGTGTTGGACTTTACTTAGTAAAACTGCCTCCCTGGTCTATAAGAGCTCAAGCTGGAGAGCAACATTTCCTCTGA
- the LOC137383938 gene encoding ras-related protein Rab-7b-like isoform X4, which produces MNTNKTVDFKIIILGSLGVGKTSLLNRYINNRFIQEYRTTLGASILTKEIEVDNMLVKLQIWDTGGQERFKSLVPFFSKGADGCVLAFDVTDKDSFYALEGWREEILEKIPLEYENYPFVVLGNKIDLTDRQVTSDEAEAWCTARNIPYFEVSAKQGINVDHAFENITRNALSQVLQEWVK; this is translated from the exons ATGAACACCAACAAGACAGTGGACTTCAAAATAATTATCCTTGGTTCTCTTGG GGTTGGTAAAACCTCCCTTCTGAACCGTTACATCAACAACAGATTCATCCAGGAGTATCGCACCACACTGGGAGCAAGCATCCTTACAAAAGAGATTGAAGTGGACAATATGTTAGTGAAGCTGCAG ATCTGGGACACTGGAGGGCAGGAGCGCTTCAAGTCTTTGGTGCCCTTCTTCTCCAAAGGGGCAGATGGTTGCGTGCTCGCCTTTGATGTGACTGATAAAGATTCTTTCTATGCCCTGGAAGGGTGGAGGGAGGAGATCCTGGAGAAAATACCTTTGGAATATGAGAATTACCCTTTCGTAGTTTTAGGCAACAAAATTGATTTAACTGATAGACAG GTTACAAGCGATGAGGCAGAAGCTTGGTGCACAGCTCGCAATATTCCTTACTTTGAAGTGAGTGCAAAACagggtatcaatgtggaccatgcCTTCGAAAACATCACCAGgaatgctctatcacag
- the LOC137383938 gene encoding ras-related protein Rab-7b-like isoform X3: MNTNKTVDFKIIILGSLGVGKTSLLNRYINNRFIQEYRTTLGASILTKEIEVDNMLVKLQIWDTGGQERFKSLVPFFSKGADGCVLAFDVTDKDSFYALEGWREEILEKIPLEYENYPFVVLGNKIDLTDRQVTSDEAEAWCTARNIPYFEVSAKQGINVDHAFENITRNALSQVPHALPSPHCCQQVVK, encoded by the exons ATGAACACCAACAAGACAGTGGACTTCAAAATAATTATCCTTGGTTCTCTTGG GGTTGGTAAAACCTCCCTTCTGAACCGTTACATCAACAACAGATTCATCCAGGAGTATCGCACCACACTGGGAGCAAGCATCCTTACAAAAGAGATTGAAGTGGACAATATGTTAGTGAAGCTGCAG ATCTGGGACACTGGAGGGCAGGAGCGCTTCAAGTCTTTGGTGCCCTTCTTCTCCAAAGGGGCAGATGGTTGCGTGCTCGCCTTTGATGTGACTGATAAAGATTCTTTCTATGCCCTGGAAGGGTGGAGGGAGGAGATCCTGGAGAAAATACCTTTGGAATATGAGAATTACCCTTTCGTAGTTTTAGGCAACAAAATTGATTTAACTGATAGACAG GTTACAAGCGATGAGGCAGAAGCTTGGTGCACAGCTCGCAATATTCCTTACTTTGAAGTGAGTGCAAAACagggtatcaatgtggaccatgcCTTCGAAAACATCACCAGgaatgctctatcacag